Proteins co-encoded in one Centroberyx gerrardi isolate f3 chromosome 18, fCenGer3.hap1.cur.20231027, whole genome shotgun sequence genomic window:
- the hlx1 gene encoding H2.0-like homeobox protein isoform X2, whose product MYTAGLNPFYASNFSLWSAYCAGGFAVDTMKKPSFCIADILQAGDAENIPGSSALMVHMGHHRAAQGHSGSSPLRPSPVAPEPSVFGARVTAASPYHRHGLQLTSVSRTTFNSQQAPPPSSKDLKFGIDRILSTDFDQKHKETSSLRGPYAVLTKDTMPQTYKRKRSWSRAVFSNLQRKGLEKRFEIQKYVTKPDRKQLAAMLGLTDAQVKVWFQNRRMKWRHSKEAQAQKDKEKEQPDKSVSDAREPKEADESECESEAGSESESDEGQEENSGHLDVSEHNKTSVIMSGTGPGSSTETTAAAAATATVGAVTDTVASQILI is encoded by the exons ATGTACACGGCCGGGCTCAATCCGTTTTACGCATCAAATTTTAGCCTTTGGTCCGCGTACTGCGCGGGGGGTTTTGCCGTGGATACCATGAAGAAGCCGTCGTTCTGCATCGCGGACATTTTGCAGGCTGGAGATGCGGAGAACATCCCGGGATCGTCGGCCCTCATGGTGCATATGGGACACCACCGCGCTGCTCAGGGGCACTCCGGCAGCTCCCCGCTGCGCCCTTCTCCGGTCGCGCCGGAGCCGTCGGTGTTCGGCGCGAGAGTGACTGCGGCGTCTCCGTACCACAGACACGGACTACAGCTGACTTCGGTGTCCAGAACGACGTTTAACTCCCAGCAAGCTCCGCCGCCCTCAAGCAAAGACCTCAAATTCGGAATTGATCGGATATTGTCGACAGACTTTgatcaaaaacacaaagaaacgtCGTCATTAAGAG GTCCATATGCTGTCCTCACAAAAGACACCATGCCACAGACGTATAAGAGGAAAAGGTCATGGTCGAGGGCGGTGTTTTCAAACCTGCAGAGAAAAGGACTGGAGAAGAGGTTCGAAATACAGAAGTATGTCACCAAGCCTGACAGAAAACAGCTGGCTGCAATGCTCGGGCTGACAGACGCTCAG GTGAAAGTGTGGTTCCAGAACAGGCGCATGAAGTGGAGACACTCCAAGGAGGCCCAGGCGCAGAAAGACAAGGAGAAGGAGCAGCCGGACAAGTCTGTGTCGGACGCCCGCGAGCCGAAAGAGGCGGACGAGTCGGAGTGCGAGAGCGAGGCGGGAAGCGAGTCAGAGTCCGACGAGGGGCAGGAGGAAAACTCTGGACATTTGGACGTTTCTGAGCACAACAAGACCAGCGTCATCATGAGCGGGACCGGCCCCGGCAGCAGCACGGAGAcgacggcggcggcggcggcaacGGCGACAGTCGGGGCGGTTACAGACACAGTGGCATCACAGATATTAATATGA
- the hlx1 gene encoding H2.0-like homeobox protein isoform X1 translates to MYTAGLNPFYASNFSLWSAYCAGGFAVDTMKKPSFCIADILQAGDAENIPGSSALMVHMGHHRAAQGHSGSSPLRPSPVAPEPSVFGARVTAASPYHRHGLQLTSVSRTTFNSQQAPPPSSKDLKFGIDRILSTDFDQKHKETSSLRDLTSIVSSNRQSGIHVPVQPPASQYFSSIEPGMSDASAMMSSLGSSGRHSGQHQFQDTFPGPYAVLTKDTMPQTYKRKRSWSRAVFSNLQRKGLEKRFEIQKYVTKPDRKQLAAMLGLTDAQVKVWFQNRRMKWRHSKEAQAQKDKEKEQPDKSVSDAREPKEADESECESEAGSESESDEGQEENSGHLDVSEHNKTSVIMSGTGPGSSTETTAAAAATATVGAVTDTVASQILI, encoded by the exons ATGTACACGGCCGGGCTCAATCCGTTTTACGCATCAAATTTTAGCCTTTGGTCCGCGTACTGCGCGGGGGGTTTTGCCGTGGATACCATGAAGAAGCCGTCGTTCTGCATCGCGGACATTTTGCAGGCTGGAGATGCGGAGAACATCCCGGGATCGTCGGCCCTCATGGTGCATATGGGACACCACCGCGCTGCTCAGGGGCACTCCGGCAGCTCCCCGCTGCGCCCTTCTCCGGTCGCGCCGGAGCCGTCGGTGTTCGGCGCGAGAGTGACTGCGGCGTCTCCGTACCACAGACACGGACTACAGCTGACTTCGGTGTCCAGAACGACGTTTAACTCCCAGCAAGCTCCGCCGCCCTCAAGCAAAGACCTCAAATTCGGAATTGATCGGATATTGTCGACAGACTTTgatcaaaaacacaaagaaacgtCGTCATTAAGAG ATCTCACGTCCATCGTTAGCTCGAACCGTCAGTCAGGGATCCACGTCCCCGTTCAGCCTCCGGCCAGCCAGTACTTCTCCTCCATAGAGCCCGGGATGAGCGACGCGTCCGCCATGATGAGTTCACTAGGCAGCAGCGGCAGGCATTCAGGCCAGCATCAGTTTCAGGACACCTTCCCAG GTCCATATGCTGTCCTCACAAAAGACACCATGCCACAGACGTATAAGAGGAAAAGGTCATGGTCGAGGGCGGTGTTTTCAAACCTGCAGAGAAAAGGACTGGAGAAGAGGTTCGAAATACAGAAGTATGTCACCAAGCCTGACAGAAAACAGCTGGCTGCAATGCTCGGGCTGACAGACGCTCAG GTGAAAGTGTGGTTCCAGAACAGGCGCATGAAGTGGAGACACTCCAAGGAGGCCCAGGCGCAGAAAGACAAGGAGAAGGAGCAGCCGGACAAGTCTGTGTCGGACGCCCGCGAGCCGAAAGAGGCGGACGAGTCGGAGTGCGAGAGCGAGGCGGGAAGCGAGTCAGAGTCCGACGAGGGGCAGGAGGAAAACTCTGGACATTTGGACGTTTCTGAGCACAACAAGACCAGCGTCATCATGAGCGGGACCGGCCCCGGCAGCAGCACGGAGAcgacggcggcggcggcggcaacGGCGACAGTCGGGGCGGTTACAGACACAGTGGCATCACAGATATTAATATGA